The following are encoded in a window of Cottoperca gobio chromosome 20, fCotGob3.1, whole genome shotgun sequence genomic DNA:
- the map3k22 gene encoding mitogen-activated protein kinase kinase kinase 22 yields MMTVNMDDGLQTGPGQHRNSQDDEEALNSIMKDLAALGRCYTQHNSHKPKNRTLLYKQDLRVKLEHEREKRIIPFQRPLKIKELLQKVTEAFGQQMDMFFTEKELLLPLKTQEDLDQAVLTLGCSSGTNGLLRILLKTPKNNHYLQVNSRDKQSEMRSSRSLGDLKGSLLKGSERVRKHSTGSLHTGRTSPPPGSVPEEQQQIARQGSYTSIHSEGEFIPETQDQNMLDPFGSADNSLSSSCQSIDQALDSPPFSQNNRDNNYLNLNYEYKGRHGKGGTFPRQFQLPNRSKDYGDRRRTLPRSFMPQENLFQLVPSSRTRSYNGDSTLQYSDLRALGRTADKSCQRGSAKSPRAPVNWRQGKLLGRGAFGEVYLCYDVDTGRELAAKQVPFDTDCQETSKEVNALECEIQLLKNLRHERIVQYYGCLRDLEQKKLTIFVEFMPGGSIKDQLKAYGALTEKVTRRYTRQILQGVSYLHSNMIVHRDIKGANILRDSSGNVKLGDFGASKRIQTICMSGTGIKSVTGTPYWMSPEVINGEGYGRKADVWSVACTVVEMLTQKPPWAEYEAMAAIFKIATQPTKPILPDNVSDASRDFLRQVFVEEKWRPTADVLLSHPFVQGSF; encoded by the exons ATGATGACAGTAAACATGG ATGACGGTCTACAAACTGGACCGGGACAGCACAGGAACTCACAAG ATGACGAGGAGGCGCTTAACTCCATTATGAAGGACCTGGCAGCGCTGGGTCGCTGCTACACCCAGCACAACAGCCACAAGCCCAAGAACAGAACCTTACTCTACAAGCAG GATTTAAGAGTCAAGCTGGAGCATGAGAGAGAAAAACG AATCATCCCGTTCCAGAGGCCGCTGAAGATcaaggagctgctgcagaaagTGACGGAGGCCTTTGGCCAGCAGATGGACATGTTCTTCACGGAAAAGGAG TTGCTCCTGCCCCTGAAGACCCAGGAGGACCTGGATCAGGCGGTGCTGACATTGGGCTGCAGCTCGGGGACCAACGGGCTGCTCAGGATTCTGCTAAAGACCCCTAAGAACAACCAT TACCTACAGGTGAACAGCAGGGACAAACAGAGCGAGATGAGGTCATCACGGTCACTGGGAGATCTGAAGGGCTCCCTGCTCAAGGGCTCGGAGAGGGTGCGCAAACACTCGACAG GTTCCCTGCACACGGGCCGGACGTCCCCACCTCCTGGCAGCGTcccagaagagcagcagcagatcgCCCGCCAGGGCTCCTACACCAGCATCCACAGTGAAGGGGAGTTCATCCCCGAGACCCAGGACCAGAAT ATGCTGGATCCCTTCGGAAGCGCAGACAACTCACTGTcgagcagctgtcaatcaataGATCAAGCACTGGACAG TCCTCCTTTCTCGCAGAACAACCGCGACAATAATTACCTGAACCTCAACTATGAATACAAAG GTCGCCATGGGAAAGGAGGGACTTTCCCTCGCCAGTTCCAGTTGCCCAATCGCAGCAAGGATTATGGAGACC GTCGCAGGACACTTCCGCGCAGCTTTATGCCGCAGGAGAACCTGTTTCAGCTGGTTCCTTCCAGTCGCACACGCAGTTACAATGGAGACAGCACGCTGCAGTACAGCGACCTGCGCGCACTGGGGCGCACCGCTGACAAAAGCTGCCAGCGCGGTTCAGCCAAGT CGCCACGGGCGCCAGTCAACTGGCGTCAAGGAAAGCTCCTGGGGCGCGGGGCGTTCGGGGAGGTCTACCTCTGTTACGACGTGGACACAGGCCGTGAGCTGGCCGCCAAGCAGGTGCCCTTTGATACCGACTGTCAAGAAACCAGCAAG GAGGTGAATGCTCTGGAGTGTGAGATTCAGCTGCTGAAGAATCTGCGTCACGAGCGGATTGTTCAGTACTACGGTTGTCTCCGGGACCTCGAACAGAAGAAACTCACCATCTTTGTGGAGTTTATGCCCGGG GGGTCAATAAAAGACCAGCTGAAAGCCTACGGGGCTCTGACAGAGAAGGTGACGAGGAGATACACCAGGCAGATCCTCCAAGGAGTCTCCTACCTGCACAGCAACATGATAGTACACAGAGACATCAAAG GTGCTAACATCCTGAGAGACTCCTCAGGGAACGTGAAGCTGGGAGACTTTGGAGCCAGCAAACGTATCCAGACCATCTGCATGTCTGGTACAGGAATCAAGTCTGTCACTGGCACCCCCTACTGGATGAGCCCTGAAGTCATCAATGGGGAGGGCTATGGCCGGAAAGCTGATGTATG GAGTGTTGCCTGCACTGTTGTGGAAATGTTGACCCAGAAACCTCCGTGGGCCGAGTACGAGGCCATGGCAGCCATTTTTAAGATCGCCACCCAGCCTACGAAGCCCATTCTTCCCGATAACGTGTCCGACGCGAGCAGGGACTTCCTGCGGCAGGTGTTTGTGGAGGAAAAATGGCGGCCCACTGCAGACGTTCTGCTCAGCCACCCGTTCGTGCAGGGCAGTTTCTGA
- the cry-dash gene encoding LOW QUALITY PROTEIN: cryptochrome DASH (The sequence of the model RefSeq protein was modified relative to this genomic sequence to represent the inferred CDS: deleted 1 base in 1 codon) — protein MSTSRTIICLLRNDLRLHDNELFHWAQRNAEYIVPLYCFDPRHYVGTYNYNLPKTGPFRLGFLLESIRDLRNTLLNKGSNLVVRRGKPEEVVADLIKQLGSVCTVAFHEEVTSEELNVEKRVKEVCAQMKVKVHTCWGSTLYHRDDLPFHLMSRLPDVYTQFRKAVETQSRVRPLIPNPEQLKPLPQGLQEGAIPSAEDLEQTEPVADPRSAFPCSGGESQALARLKHYFWDTDAVATYKETRNGLIGVDYSTKFAPWLAMGCISPRYIYHQIQQYERERTANQSTYWVIFELLWRDYFKFVSVKYGNRLFQIKGLQDKSVPWKKDMNLFNAWKEGRTGVPFVDANMRELAMTGFMSNRGRQNVASFLTKDLGLDWRMGAEWFEYLLIDHDVCSNYGNWLYSAGIGNDPRENRKFNMIKQGLDYDNNGDYVRQWVPELQGIKGADVHAPWTLSTASLSHAHVSLGETYPTPIVVAPEWSRHVGKKASGAGPSARGKKGPSHTPKQHRDRGIDFYFSKSKNL, from the exons ATGTCAACCTCTCGGACCATCATATGTTTACTAAGAAACGACTTGCGTCTCCACGACAACGAG CTTTTCCACTGGGCTCAAAGAAATGCAGAATACATTGTCCCACTGTACTGCTTCGACCCCAGACATTATGTGGGAACGTACAACTACAACCTACCAAAGACTGGGCCTTTCCGCCTGGGCTTCTTACTGGAGAGTATCCGGGACCTCAGAAACACATTGCTCAACAAGGGCAG caacCTCGTGGTGAGACGGGGTAAGCCAGAGGAGGTAGTTGCCGACCTCATCAAGCAACTGGGCTCCGTCTGCACCGTGGCGTTCCATGAAGAA GTGACTTCGGAAGAACTGAATGTCGAGAAACGAGTGAAGGAA GTCTGTGCACAGATGAAGGTCAAAGTTCACACCTGCTGGGGGTCTACACTGTACCACAGAGATGATCTTCCCTTTCACCTCATGTCCAG GCTGCCTGATGTGTACACTCAGTTCAGGAAGGCAGTGGAGACCCAGAGCAGGGTGAGGCCTCTGATCCCAAACCCCGAGCAGCTAAAGCCTCTCCCCCAAGGGCTGCAGGAAGGAGCCATTCCCTCAGCAGAGGACCTGGAACAGACCG AGCCTGTGGCTGATCCTCGATCGGCCTTCCCCTGCAGTGGAGGTGAAAGTCAAGCTTTGGCCAGACTTAAACACTATTTCTGGGACACT GATGCAGTTGCCACTTACAAGGAGACTCGTAATGGCTTGATTGGTGTGGATTATTCCACTAAATTTGCACCGTG GCTGGCGATGGGTTGCATTTCACCCAGGTATATTTATCATCAGATCCAGCAGTATGAGAGGGAgcgaacagccaatcagagcacaTACTG GGTCATTTTTGAACTTTTGTGGAGGGATTACTTCAAGTTTGTGAGCGTCAAGTACGGAAACAGACTGTTTCAGATCAAAG GACTTCAAGACAAATCTGTTCCATGGAAAAAGGACATGAACCTTTTCAATGCGTGGAAAG AGGGACGGACAGGAGTTCCCTTTGTGGATGCAAATATGAGAGAGTTGGCAATGACGGGCTTCATGTCCAACAGGGGGCGGCAAAATGTTGCTAGCTTCCTCACAAAAGATCTGGGCCTGGATTGGAGGATGGGAGCGGAGTGGTTTGAATACCTTCTG ATTGACCACGATGTCTGCAGCAACTACGGCAACTGGCTATACAGCGCTGGCATAGGAAACGACCCGAGAGAGAACAGGAAGTTCAACATGATCAAGCAAGGCCTCGACTACGacaacaat GGTGACTATGTACGGCAGTGGGTGCCTGAGCTGCAGGGGATCAAGGGAGCTGACGTGCACGCGCCCTGGACCCTCAGCACGGCTTCGCTGTCACACGCTCACGTGTCTCTCGGTGAGACCTACCCCACCCCCATCGTCGTGGCGCCTGAATGGAGCAGACATGTTGGCAAGAAAGCG AGTGGCGCAGGGCCTTCAGCACGAGGAAAGAAAGGACCGTCTCACACACCCAAACAACATCGGGACAGAGGCATAGACTTTTATTTCTCCAAAAGCAAAAACCTGTGA